A window from Citrus sinensis cultivar Valencia sweet orange chromosome 3, DVS_A1.0, whole genome shotgun sequence encodes these proteins:
- the LOC102613814 gene encoding uncharacterized protein LOC102613814 isoform X3 encodes MEKQDSDSIHNCVIKLRVDPKKRRDKVYIGCGAGFGGDRPMAALKLLQSVKQLNYLVLECLAERTLADRFQTMSVGGDGYDSRISEWMRLLLPLAVERGTCIITNMGAMHPPGAQEKVLEIATTLGLNVSVAVAYEVSVRESGSNSSTKKPYIMEGGVSTYLGAAPIVECLEKYQPNVIITSRVADAALFLAPMVYELGWNWDNLELLAQGSLAGHLLECGCQLTGGYFMHPGDKYRDISFQSLLDQSLPYAEISFDGKICVAKAEGSGGILNFRTCGQQLLYEVGDPAAYVTPDVVIDIRDVSFQSLSSHKVLCGRANPSPESVPGKLLRLVPKDCGWKGWGEVSYGGHECVKRARAAEFLVRSWMEEVVPGVNHNILSYIIGLDSLKTASISDDPSSWRTSEDIRLRMDGLFELKDHAVQFTKEFIALYTNGPAGGGGVSTGHKKEVILEKQLVGREHVFWQTGLKCSKVADSITQEVTREENLLKTDVVHEPLSLPEASLNICSVDCSSKEIGLSSAPSGQKIPLYTVCHSRSGDKGNDLNFSMIPHFPLDFERLKMIITPRWVKDVVSTLLNTSSFPDSDAINKRDQWVNEHVKVEIYEVRGIHSLNVVVRNILDGGVNCSRRIDRHGKSISDLILSQQVVLP; translated from the exons ATGGAAAAACAAGACAGTGATTCGATTCATAACTGCGTGATCAAGCTG AGAGTGGACCCTAAAAAACGAAGAGACAAGGTATACATAGGATGTGGAGCTGGGTTTGGAGGTGACAGGCCGATGGCGGCTCTTAAGTTGCTTCAAAGCGTCAAACAACTTAACTATCTTGTACTTGAATGTTTAGCTGAACGCACGCTTGCTGACCGTTTTCAGACTATGTCAGTCGGTGGCGATGGTTATGATTCTCGTa TTTCAGAGTGGATGAGGTTGCTCCTACCCTTGGCTGTGGAGAGAGGAACTTGCATTATTACCAACATGGGTGCAA TGCACCCACCTGGTGCTCAGGAAAAGGTTCTGGAAATAGCCACTACCCTGGGGCTCAATGTCTCTGTTGCTGTGGCTTATGAAGTTTCTGTTAGAGAATCAG GTTCAAATTCCTCTACTAAGAAACCATATATCATGGAAGGT ggtGTCAGCACTTATCTAGGGGCTGCTCCGATTGTTGAATGTCTGGAGAAGTACCAACCAAATGTCATCATTACTTCCCGGGTTGCTGATGCTGCCTTATTTTTAGCACCAATG GTCTATGAACTAGGCTGGAATTGGGATAACTTAGAGCTGCTGGCACAGGGTTCCCTAGCCGGCCACCTTTTAGAGTGTGGTTGTCAACTTACAGGGGGATACTTCATGCATCCAG GAGACAAGTATCGGGATATATCTTTCCAGAGTCTTCTTGATCAGTCACTTCCTTATGCTGAAATTAGCTTTGATGGAAAAATATGCGTGGCGAAAGCGGAGGGCAGTGGtggaattttaaattttagaacatGTGGTCAACAACTTCTTTATGAAGTTGGGGATCCAGCTGCCTATGTCACTCCTGATGTG GTAATTGACATTCGGGATGTTTCTTTCCAGTCATTGTCAAGCCATAAAGTTCTCTGTGGTAGAGCAAACCCTTCTCCTGAATCTGTGCCTGGTAAACTCTTGCGGTTGGTTCCAAAG GACTGTGGATGGAAGGGATGGGGGGAGGTATCCTATGGAGGACATGAATGTGTTAAACGAGCTAGAGCTGCTGAATTTTTG GTTAGGTCGTGGATGGAAGAAGTGGTTCCTGGAGTAAATCACAATATACTTTCTTACATAATTGGACTTGATAGCTTGAAGACAGCAAGCATCAGTGATGATCCTTCGTCATGGAGGACCAGTGAAGATATTAGATTACGCATGGATGGTCTGTTTGAGTTGAAGGATCATGCAGTGCAATTCACTAAAGAATTCATTGCTTTATATACAAATGGACCagctggtggtggtggtgtcag CACCGGACACAAAAAAGAGGTCATTCTTGAAAAGCAATTG GTTGGACGTGAACATGTCTTCTGGCAAACTGGATTAAAGTGCAGTAAAGTAGCAGATTCTATTACTCAAGAGGTCACTCGTGAAGAAAATTTGCTAAAGACTGATGTTGTGCATGAACCTTTATCGCTGCCAGAAGCAAGTCTGAACATTTGTTCTGTGGATTGTTCATCAAAAGAAATTGGCCTTTCTTCTGCTCCATCTGGCCAGAAGATTCCTCTTTATACTGTATGCCACAGTAGATCAGGAGACAAAGGAAATGACTTAAATTTCTCCATGATCCCACATTTCCCTCTAGATTTTGAAAGGCTGAAGATGATCATAACACCCCGGTGGGTAAAGGATGTTGTCTCAACTCTTCTGAATACCTCTTCATTTCCTGACTCAGATGCAATCAACAAGAGAGACCAGTGGGTCAATGAACATGTAAAGGTGGAAATTTATGAAGTCAGAGGAATCCATTCTTTGAACGTGGTGGTCCGAAACATTCTAGATGGCGGTGTCAACTGCTCTAGAAGGATTGATAGGCATGGGAAATCAATATCGGATCTCATCCTCTCCCAGCAAGTTGTGCTACCGTGA
- the LOC102613814 gene encoding uncharacterized protein LOC102613814 isoform X2, with translation MEKQDSDSIHNCVIKLRVDPKKRRDKVYIGCGAGFGGDRPMAALKLLQSVKQLNYLVLECLAERTLADRFQTMSVGGDGYDSRKWMRLLLPLAVERGTCIITNMGAMHPPGAQEKVLEIATTLGLNVSVAVAYEVSVRESGMAALSRLLGGTKAKQLQYMQSSNSSTKKPYIMEGGVSTYLGAAPIVECLEKYQPNVIITSRVADAALFLAPMVYELGWNWDNLELLAQGSLAGHLLECGCQLTGGYFMHPGDKYRDISFQSLLDQSLPYAEISFDGKICVAKAEGSGGILNFRTCGQQLLYEVGDPAAYVTPDVVIDIRDVSFQSLSSHKVLCGRANPSPESVPGKLLRLVPKDCGWKGWGEVSYGGHECVKRARAAEFLVRSWMEEVVPGVNHNILSYIIGLDSLKTASISDDPSSWRTSEDIRLRMDGLFELKDHAVQFTKEFIALYTNGPAGGGGVSTGHKKEVILEKQLVGREHVFWQTGLKCSKVADSITQEVTREENLLKTDVVHEPLSLPEASLNICSVDCSSKEIGLSSAPSGQKIPLYTVCHSRSGDKGNDLNFSMIPHFPLDFERLKMIITPRWVKDVVSTLLNTSSFPDSDAINKRDQWVNEHVKVEIYEVRGIHSLNVVVRNILDGGVNCSRRIDRHGKSISDLILSQQVVLP, from the exons ATGGAAAAACAAGACAGTGATTCGATTCATAACTGCGTGATCAAGCTG AGAGTGGACCCTAAAAAACGAAGAGACAAGGTATACATAGGATGTGGAGCTGGGTTTGGAGGTGACAGGCCGATGGCGGCTCTTAAGTTGCTTCAAAGCGTCAAACAACTTAACTATCTTGTACTTGAATGTTTAGCTGAACGCACGCTTGCTGACCGTTTTCAGACTATGTCAGTCGGTGGCGATGGTTATGATTCTCGTa AGTGGATGAGGTTGCTCCTACCCTTGGCTGTGGAGAGAGGAACTTGCATTATTACCAACATGGGTGCAA TGCACCCACCTGGTGCTCAGGAAAAGGTTCTGGAAATAGCCACTACCCTGGGGCTCAATGTCTCTGTTGCTGTGGCTTATGAAGTTTCTGTTAGAGAATCAGGTATGGCTGCTCTCTCTCGGCTCTTGGGAGGTACTAAAGCAAAGCAACTACAGTACATGCAAA GTTCAAATTCCTCTACTAAGAAACCATATATCATGGAAGGT ggtGTCAGCACTTATCTAGGGGCTGCTCCGATTGTTGAATGTCTGGAGAAGTACCAACCAAATGTCATCATTACTTCCCGGGTTGCTGATGCTGCCTTATTTTTAGCACCAATG GTCTATGAACTAGGCTGGAATTGGGATAACTTAGAGCTGCTGGCACAGGGTTCCCTAGCCGGCCACCTTTTAGAGTGTGGTTGTCAACTTACAGGGGGATACTTCATGCATCCAG GAGACAAGTATCGGGATATATCTTTCCAGAGTCTTCTTGATCAGTCACTTCCTTATGCTGAAATTAGCTTTGATGGAAAAATATGCGTGGCGAAAGCGGAGGGCAGTGGtggaattttaaattttagaacatGTGGTCAACAACTTCTTTATGAAGTTGGGGATCCAGCTGCCTATGTCACTCCTGATGTG GTAATTGACATTCGGGATGTTTCTTTCCAGTCATTGTCAAGCCATAAAGTTCTCTGTGGTAGAGCAAACCCTTCTCCTGAATCTGTGCCTGGTAAACTCTTGCGGTTGGTTCCAAAG GACTGTGGATGGAAGGGATGGGGGGAGGTATCCTATGGAGGACATGAATGTGTTAAACGAGCTAGAGCTGCTGAATTTTTG GTTAGGTCGTGGATGGAAGAAGTGGTTCCTGGAGTAAATCACAATATACTTTCTTACATAATTGGACTTGATAGCTTGAAGACAGCAAGCATCAGTGATGATCCTTCGTCATGGAGGACCAGTGAAGATATTAGATTACGCATGGATGGTCTGTTTGAGTTGAAGGATCATGCAGTGCAATTCACTAAAGAATTCATTGCTTTATATACAAATGGACCagctggtggtggtggtgtcag CACCGGACACAAAAAAGAGGTCATTCTTGAAAAGCAATTG GTTGGACGTGAACATGTCTTCTGGCAAACTGGATTAAAGTGCAGTAAAGTAGCAGATTCTATTACTCAAGAGGTCACTCGTGAAGAAAATTTGCTAAAGACTGATGTTGTGCATGAACCTTTATCGCTGCCAGAAGCAAGTCTGAACATTTGTTCTGTGGATTGTTCATCAAAAGAAATTGGCCTTTCTTCTGCTCCATCTGGCCAGAAGATTCCTCTTTATACTGTATGCCACAGTAGATCAGGAGACAAAGGAAATGACTTAAATTTCTCCATGATCCCACATTTCCCTCTAGATTTTGAAAGGCTGAAGATGATCATAACACCCCGGTGGGTAAAGGATGTTGTCTCAACTCTTCTGAATACCTCTTCATTTCCTGACTCAGATGCAATCAACAAGAGAGACCAGTGGGTCAATGAACATGTAAAGGTGGAAATTTATGAAGTCAGAGGAATCCATTCTTTGAACGTGGTGGTCCGAAACATTCTAGATGGCGGTGTCAACTGCTCTAGAAGGATTGATAGGCATGGGAAATCAATATCGGATCTCATCCTCTCCCAGCAAGTTGTGCTACCGTGA
- the LOC102613129 gene encoding uncharacterized protein LOC102613129, protein MAEPILTSDKPSSSSSLNPPSRIICHVCQKQFSQYTCPRCNSRYCSLKCYQSHSRRCTESFMRDNVVEEMRRMQSDDETKRKMVDILKRFHSEEEMDSMDEDGSTESTLSEETMQKILSGGEVNFDDLSADEKKRFLRAVASGELSRMIEPWDPWWLKPSARTISLSKQGTQLVQPLAWHDSSAPPEDDLESNQSSEIPPGPEAPLPPISKLSSTEPSPLLVVHLVDIILSYCLTLRLYNGDWQSDAIGSAMMVLSVSSVLGQGGQPESVQEVLSYCLEQTCSSYKDMGGLQLGLTVLDDTISLVSLGSSALICALCDLQRMIQGGERELKLEKTKKSRKVEMKNKLKPAERKIYFIMCWVHEQPGEVWSSAAALLRAEKISCIECGGSKSSVKREDKVESKSKVLIEEMK, encoded by the exons ATGGCTGAGCCAATCCTAACCTCTGACAAACCTTCGAGTTCGTCCTCATTGAATCCTCCTTCTCGAATAATCTGCCACGT GTGTCAGAAGCAATTTTCGCAGTATACTTGCCCTCGATGTAATTCGCGATATTGTTCCCTTAAGTGCTATCAG TCTCATAGTCGACGTTGTACTGAATCCTTCATGAGAGATAATGTGGTTGAAGAGATGCGGCGGATGCAATCTGATGATGAAactaaaaggaaaatggtggATATTTTGAAGCGATTCCATTCAGAAGAGGAAATGGATAGCATGGATGAAGATG GTTCAACAGAATCAACACTATCTGAGGAGACAATGCAAAAGATTTTGTCTG GTGGTGAAGtcaattttgatgatttatcTGCAGATGAGAAGAAGCGGTTTTTAAGAGCCGTGGCATCTGGAGAACTGAGCAGAATGATTGAGCCATGGGATCCTTGGTGGCTGAAGCCTTCTGCCAGAACGATTTCTCTCAGCAAGCAAGGAACTCAACTTGTCCAACCTCTTGCTTGGCATGATTCATCAGCACCACCTGAAGATGATCTAGAAAGTAACCAATCAAGTGAAATTCCACCTGGTCCTGAGGCCCCACTACCTCCAATCAGCAAGCTTAGTTCTACAGAGCCGTCTCCCCTTCTAGTTGTTCACCTGGTCGACATTATATTAAGCTACTGTTTGACGCTTCGTCTCTACAATGGAGATTGGCAATCAGATGCGATAGGATCAGCAATGATGGTTTTGAGTGTGTCCTCTGTCTTGGGGCAAGGTGGACAGCCTGAAAGTGTGCAGGAGGTTCTGTCTTACTGCTTGGAGCAAACCTGCAGCTCGTACAAAGACATGGGTGGGTTACAGCTTGGATTGACTGTTCTTGATGATACGATAAGCCTAGTCTCGCTGGGAAGTTCTGCTTTAATCTGTGCACTTTGTGATCTCCAGAGGATGATTCAGGGGGGAGAGAGGGAGCTAAAATTAGAGAAGACGAAAAAGTCAAGAAAGGTAGAAATGAAGAACAAGCTGAAGCCTGCTGAGaggaaaatttatttcataatgtGTTGGGTGCATGAACAGCCTGGAGAAGTCTGGTCCTCTGCAGCAGCCCTCCTAAGGGCAGAAAAAATATCATGCATAGAATGTGGAGGCAGTAAAAGTTCTGTCAAAAGAGAGGATAAAGTAGAATCCAAGAGCAAAGTTTTGATCGaggaaatgaaatga
- the LOC102613814 gene encoding uncharacterized protein LOC102613814 isoform X4 has protein sequence MSLLLWLMKFLLENQVWLLSLGSWEVLKQSNYSTCKVQIPLLRNHISWKGVSTYLGAAPIVECLEKYQPNVIITSRVADAALFLAPMVYELGWNWDNLELLAQGSLAGHLLECGCQLTGGYFMHPGDKYRDISFQSLLDQSLPYAEISFDGKICVAKAEGSGGILNFRTCGQQLLYEVGDPAAYVTPDVVIDIRDVSFQSLSSHKVLCGRANPSPESVPGKLLRLVPKDCGWKGWGEVSYGGHECVKRARAAEFLVRSWMEEVVPGVNHNILSYIIGLDSLKTASISDDPSSWRTSEDIRLRMDGLFELKDHAVQFTKEFIALYTNGPAGGGGVSTGHKKEVILEKQLVGREHVFWQTGLKCSKVADSITQEVTREENLLKTDVVHEPLSLPEASLNICSVDCSSKEIGLSSAPSGQKIPLYTVCHSRSGDKGNDLNFSMIPHFPLDFERLKMIITPRWVKDVVSTLLNTSSFPDSDAINKRDQWVNEHVKVEIYEVRGIHSLNVVVRNILDGGVNCSRRIDRHGKSISDLILSQQVVLP, from the exons ATGTCTCTGTTGCTGTGGCTTATGAAGTTTCTGTTAGAGAATCAGGTATGGCTGCTCTCTCTCGGCTCTTGGGAGGTACTAAAGCAAAGCAACTACAGTACATGCAAA GTTCAAATTCCTCTACTAAGAAACCATATATCATGGAAG ggtGTCAGCACTTATCTAGGGGCTGCTCCGATTGTTGAATGTCTGGAGAAGTACCAACCAAATGTCATCATTACTTCCCGGGTTGCTGATGCTGCCTTATTTTTAGCACCAATG GTCTATGAACTAGGCTGGAATTGGGATAACTTAGAGCTGCTGGCACAGGGTTCCCTAGCCGGCCACCTTTTAGAGTGTGGTTGTCAACTTACAGGGGGATACTTCATGCATCCAG GAGACAAGTATCGGGATATATCTTTCCAGAGTCTTCTTGATCAGTCACTTCCTTATGCTGAAATTAGCTTTGATGGAAAAATATGCGTGGCGAAAGCGGAGGGCAGTGGtggaattttaaattttagaacatGTGGTCAACAACTTCTTTATGAAGTTGGGGATCCAGCTGCCTATGTCACTCCTGATGTG GTAATTGACATTCGGGATGTTTCTTTCCAGTCATTGTCAAGCCATAAAGTTCTCTGTGGTAGAGCAAACCCTTCTCCTGAATCTGTGCCTGGTAAACTCTTGCGGTTGGTTCCAAAG GACTGTGGATGGAAGGGATGGGGGGAGGTATCCTATGGAGGACATGAATGTGTTAAACGAGCTAGAGCTGCTGAATTTTTG GTTAGGTCGTGGATGGAAGAAGTGGTTCCTGGAGTAAATCACAATATACTTTCTTACATAATTGGACTTGATAGCTTGAAGACAGCAAGCATCAGTGATGATCCTTCGTCATGGAGGACCAGTGAAGATATTAGATTACGCATGGATGGTCTGTTTGAGTTGAAGGATCATGCAGTGCAATTCACTAAAGAATTCATTGCTTTATATACAAATGGACCagctggtggtggtggtgtcag CACCGGACACAAAAAAGAGGTCATTCTTGAAAAGCAATTG GTTGGACGTGAACATGTCTTCTGGCAAACTGGATTAAAGTGCAGTAAAGTAGCAGATTCTATTACTCAAGAGGTCACTCGTGAAGAAAATTTGCTAAAGACTGATGTTGTGCATGAACCTTTATCGCTGCCAGAAGCAAGTCTGAACATTTGTTCTGTGGATTGTTCATCAAAAGAAATTGGCCTTTCTTCTGCTCCATCTGGCCAGAAGATTCCTCTTTATACTGTATGCCACAGTAGATCAGGAGACAAAGGAAATGACTTAAATTTCTCCATGATCCCACATTTCCCTCTAGATTTTGAAAGGCTGAAGATGATCATAACACCCCGGTGGGTAAAGGATGTTGTCTCAACTCTTCTGAATACCTCTTCATTTCCTGACTCAGATGCAATCAACAAGAGAGACCAGTGGGTCAATGAACATGTAAAGGTGGAAATTTATGAAGTCAGAGGAATCCATTCTTTGAACGTGGTGGTCCGAAACATTCTAGATGGCGGTGTCAACTGCTCTAGAAGGATTGATAGGCATGGGAAATCAATATCGGATCTCATCCTCTCCCAGCAAGTTGTGCTACCGTGA
- the LOC102613814 gene encoding uncharacterized protein LOC102613814 isoform X1, translated as MEKQDSDSIHNCVIKLRVDPKKRRDKVYIGCGAGFGGDRPMAALKLLQSVKQLNYLVLECLAERTLADRFQTMSVGGDGYDSRISEWMRLLLPLAVERGTCIITNMGAMHPPGAQEKVLEIATTLGLNVSVAVAYEVSVRESGMAALSRLLGGTKAKQLQYMQSSNSSTKKPYIMEGGVSTYLGAAPIVECLEKYQPNVIITSRVADAALFLAPMVYELGWNWDNLELLAQGSLAGHLLECGCQLTGGYFMHPGDKYRDISFQSLLDQSLPYAEISFDGKICVAKAEGSGGILNFRTCGQQLLYEVGDPAAYVTPDVVIDIRDVSFQSLSSHKVLCGRANPSPESVPGKLLRLVPKDCGWKGWGEVSYGGHECVKRARAAEFLVRSWMEEVVPGVNHNILSYIIGLDSLKTASISDDPSSWRTSEDIRLRMDGLFELKDHAVQFTKEFIALYTNGPAGGGGVSTGHKKEVILEKQLVGREHVFWQTGLKCSKVADSITQEVTREENLLKTDVVHEPLSLPEASLNICSVDCSSKEIGLSSAPSGQKIPLYTVCHSRSGDKGNDLNFSMIPHFPLDFERLKMIITPRWVKDVVSTLLNTSSFPDSDAINKRDQWVNEHVKVEIYEVRGIHSLNVVVRNILDGGVNCSRRIDRHGKSISDLILSQQVVLP; from the exons ATGGAAAAACAAGACAGTGATTCGATTCATAACTGCGTGATCAAGCTG AGAGTGGACCCTAAAAAACGAAGAGACAAGGTATACATAGGATGTGGAGCTGGGTTTGGAGGTGACAGGCCGATGGCGGCTCTTAAGTTGCTTCAAAGCGTCAAACAACTTAACTATCTTGTACTTGAATGTTTAGCTGAACGCACGCTTGCTGACCGTTTTCAGACTATGTCAGTCGGTGGCGATGGTTATGATTCTCGTa TTTCAGAGTGGATGAGGTTGCTCCTACCCTTGGCTGTGGAGAGAGGAACTTGCATTATTACCAACATGGGTGCAA TGCACCCACCTGGTGCTCAGGAAAAGGTTCTGGAAATAGCCACTACCCTGGGGCTCAATGTCTCTGTTGCTGTGGCTTATGAAGTTTCTGTTAGAGAATCAGGTATGGCTGCTCTCTCTCGGCTCTTGGGAGGTACTAAAGCAAAGCAACTACAGTACATGCAAA GTTCAAATTCCTCTACTAAGAAACCATATATCATGGAAGGT ggtGTCAGCACTTATCTAGGGGCTGCTCCGATTGTTGAATGTCTGGAGAAGTACCAACCAAATGTCATCATTACTTCCCGGGTTGCTGATGCTGCCTTATTTTTAGCACCAATG GTCTATGAACTAGGCTGGAATTGGGATAACTTAGAGCTGCTGGCACAGGGTTCCCTAGCCGGCCACCTTTTAGAGTGTGGTTGTCAACTTACAGGGGGATACTTCATGCATCCAG GAGACAAGTATCGGGATATATCTTTCCAGAGTCTTCTTGATCAGTCACTTCCTTATGCTGAAATTAGCTTTGATGGAAAAATATGCGTGGCGAAAGCGGAGGGCAGTGGtggaattttaaattttagaacatGTGGTCAACAACTTCTTTATGAAGTTGGGGATCCAGCTGCCTATGTCACTCCTGATGTG GTAATTGACATTCGGGATGTTTCTTTCCAGTCATTGTCAAGCCATAAAGTTCTCTGTGGTAGAGCAAACCCTTCTCCTGAATCTGTGCCTGGTAAACTCTTGCGGTTGGTTCCAAAG GACTGTGGATGGAAGGGATGGGGGGAGGTATCCTATGGAGGACATGAATGTGTTAAACGAGCTAGAGCTGCTGAATTTTTG GTTAGGTCGTGGATGGAAGAAGTGGTTCCTGGAGTAAATCACAATATACTTTCTTACATAATTGGACTTGATAGCTTGAAGACAGCAAGCATCAGTGATGATCCTTCGTCATGGAGGACCAGTGAAGATATTAGATTACGCATGGATGGTCTGTTTGAGTTGAAGGATCATGCAGTGCAATTCACTAAAGAATTCATTGCTTTATATACAAATGGACCagctggtggtggtggtgtcag CACCGGACACAAAAAAGAGGTCATTCTTGAAAAGCAATTG GTTGGACGTGAACATGTCTTCTGGCAAACTGGATTAAAGTGCAGTAAAGTAGCAGATTCTATTACTCAAGAGGTCACTCGTGAAGAAAATTTGCTAAAGACTGATGTTGTGCATGAACCTTTATCGCTGCCAGAAGCAAGTCTGAACATTTGTTCTGTGGATTGTTCATCAAAAGAAATTGGCCTTTCTTCTGCTCCATCTGGCCAGAAGATTCCTCTTTATACTGTATGCCACAGTAGATCAGGAGACAAAGGAAATGACTTAAATTTCTCCATGATCCCACATTTCCCTCTAGATTTTGAAAGGCTGAAGATGATCATAACACCCCGGTGGGTAAAGGATGTTGTCTCAACTCTTCTGAATACCTCTTCATTTCCTGACTCAGATGCAATCAACAAGAGAGACCAGTGGGTCAATGAACATGTAAAGGTGGAAATTTATGAAGTCAGAGGAATCCATTCTTTGAACGTGGTGGTCCGAAACATTCTAGATGGCGGTGTCAACTGCTCTAGAAGGATTGATAGGCATGGGAAATCAATATCGGATCTCATCCTCTCCCAGCAAGTTGTGCTACCGTGA
- the LOC102613814 gene encoding uncharacterized protein LOC102613814 isoform X5 — MSLLLWLMKFLLENQVQIPLLRNHISWKGVSTYLGAAPIVECLEKYQPNVIITSRVADAALFLAPMVYELGWNWDNLELLAQGSLAGHLLECGCQLTGGYFMHPGDKYRDISFQSLLDQSLPYAEISFDGKICVAKAEGSGGILNFRTCGQQLLYEVGDPAAYVTPDVVIDIRDVSFQSLSSHKVLCGRANPSPESVPGKLLRLVPKDCGWKGWGEVSYGGHECVKRARAAEFLVRSWMEEVVPGVNHNILSYIIGLDSLKTASISDDPSSWRTSEDIRLRMDGLFELKDHAVQFTKEFIALYTNGPAGGGGVSTGHKKEVILEKQLVGREHVFWQTGLKCSKVADSITQEVTREENLLKTDVVHEPLSLPEASLNICSVDCSSKEIGLSSAPSGQKIPLYTVCHSRSGDKGNDLNFSMIPHFPLDFERLKMIITPRWVKDVVSTLLNTSSFPDSDAINKRDQWVNEHVKVEIYEVRGIHSLNVVVRNILDGGVNCSRRIDRHGKSISDLILSQQVVLP, encoded by the exons ATGTCTCTGTTGCTGTGGCTTATGAAGTTTCTGTTAGAGAATCAG GTTCAAATTCCTCTACTAAGAAACCATATATCATGGAAG ggtGTCAGCACTTATCTAGGGGCTGCTCCGATTGTTGAATGTCTGGAGAAGTACCAACCAAATGTCATCATTACTTCCCGGGTTGCTGATGCTGCCTTATTTTTAGCACCAATG GTCTATGAACTAGGCTGGAATTGGGATAACTTAGAGCTGCTGGCACAGGGTTCCCTAGCCGGCCACCTTTTAGAGTGTGGTTGTCAACTTACAGGGGGATACTTCATGCATCCAG GAGACAAGTATCGGGATATATCTTTCCAGAGTCTTCTTGATCAGTCACTTCCTTATGCTGAAATTAGCTTTGATGGAAAAATATGCGTGGCGAAAGCGGAGGGCAGTGGtggaattttaaattttagaacatGTGGTCAACAACTTCTTTATGAAGTTGGGGATCCAGCTGCCTATGTCACTCCTGATGTG GTAATTGACATTCGGGATGTTTCTTTCCAGTCATTGTCAAGCCATAAAGTTCTCTGTGGTAGAGCAAACCCTTCTCCTGAATCTGTGCCTGGTAAACTCTTGCGGTTGGTTCCAAAG GACTGTGGATGGAAGGGATGGGGGGAGGTATCCTATGGAGGACATGAATGTGTTAAACGAGCTAGAGCTGCTGAATTTTTG GTTAGGTCGTGGATGGAAGAAGTGGTTCCTGGAGTAAATCACAATATACTTTCTTACATAATTGGACTTGATAGCTTGAAGACAGCAAGCATCAGTGATGATCCTTCGTCATGGAGGACCAGTGAAGATATTAGATTACGCATGGATGGTCTGTTTGAGTTGAAGGATCATGCAGTGCAATTCACTAAAGAATTCATTGCTTTATATACAAATGGACCagctggtggtggtggtgtcag CACCGGACACAAAAAAGAGGTCATTCTTGAAAAGCAATTG GTTGGACGTGAACATGTCTTCTGGCAAACTGGATTAAAGTGCAGTAAAGTAGCAGATTCTATTACTCAAGAGGTCACTCGTGAAGAAAATTTGCTAAAGACTGATGTTGTGCATGAACCTTTATCGCTGCCAGAAGCAAGTCTGAACATTTGTTCTGTGGATTGTTCATCAAAAGAAATTGGCCTTTCTTCTGCTCCATCTGGCCAGAAGATTCCTCTTTATACTGTATGCCACAGTAGATCAGGAGACAAAGGAAATGACTTAAATTTCTCCATGATCCCACATTTCCCTCTAGATTTTGAAAGGCTGAAGATGATCATAACACCCCGGTGGGTAAAGGATGTTGTCTCAACTCTTCTGAATACCTCTTCATTTCCTGACTCAGATGCAATCAACAAGAGAGACCAGTGGGTCAATGAACATGTAAAGGTGGAAATTTATGAAGTCAGAGGAATCCATTCTTTGAACGTGGTGGTCCGAAACATTCTAGATGGCGGTGTCAACTGCTCTAGAAGGATTGATAGGCATGGGAAATCAATATCGGATCTCATCCTCTCCCAGCAAGTTGTGCTACCGTGA